The Gadus macrocephalus chromosome 3, ASM3116895v1 DNA segment AATCatgatactcataaatccccggcttagcgccgcggtgttggagtttaccccggtagacgagagggtcgcctccctgcgcctaagggttgtaggggggaaaactctgactgttgtttgtgcgtatgcaccaaacagcagttcagagtactcggttttcttggagaccctgaatggagtcctgtatggggctccagtaggggactccctagttctgctgggagacttcaacgcccacgtgggcaacgatggagacacctggagaggcgtggtggggagtaacggcctccctgatctaaacccgagcggtcgtttgttattggacttctgtgctagtcatggattatccataacgaacaccatgttcgaacataagggtgctcataagtgtacctggtaccagagtaccctaggccgaagattgatgatcgatttcgtgatcgtgtcatctgatctgaggctgcatgttttggacactcgggttaagagaggggcggaactgtcaaccgaccaccatctggtggtgagttggatcagggaatgggggaaatttccggatagacctggtgagcccaaacgagtagtgcgggtgaattgggaacgtctggaggaggcccccgtcctagttatcttcaactcacacctccggctgagtttttctggcattcctgtggaggttgggggcattgagccggagtggacGGTGTTCAAAGcatccattgctgaagctgcggtggctagctgtggcctcagggtcttaggctcctcaaggggcggtaaccctcggacaccgtggtggacaccggtggtcagggaagccgtccgattgaagaaggaggccttccgggatatgatatcctggaggactcctgactcggttgcagggtaccgacatgctcgaagggctgcagctgctgccgtgtcggaggctaagcagcgggtgtgggagaagttcggagaagccatggagaaggactttcggtcggcaccaaagtgtttctggaagactatccggcacctcaggagggggaaacggggaaccatccaagctgtgtacagtaaggatgggactcagttgacctcaactgaggaggtcgtcggacgttggaaggaacactttgaggaactcctgaatccgaataacacgccctctatgttggaggcagagctcgaggttgatggtgttttgtcgtcaatttccctggtggaggtcactgaggtagtcaaacatctcctcagtggcaaagccccagggattgatgagatccagccagaaatgcttaaggctctgggtgttgaggggctgtcatggttgacacgcctattcaacattgcgtgggagtcgggtacattgccaaaggagtggcaaaccggggtggtggttcccctgttcaaaaagggggaccagagagtgtgtgccaattaccggggtatcacacttctcagcctccctggtaaagtctactccaaggtgctggaaaggaggttttggccgatcgtcgaacctcagattgaagaggaacaatgcagttttcgccccggacgtggaactacggaccagttCTTCACTcttgcaaggatcctggaggggacctgggagtatgcccatccggtctacatgtgttttgtggatctggagaaggcgtatgaccgggtcccccgggagaaactgtgggaggtgctgcgggactatggggtaagggggtctctcctcagggccatccaatctctgtactcccaaagcgagagctgtgttcgcgtcctcggcagccagtcagtttcgttctcagtgggtgttggtctccgccagggctgcgccttgtagCCTAtcttgtttgtgatatacatggacaggatatcgaggtgtaatcgtggtggggaggggttgcagttcggtggtctgaggatctcgtcactgctttttgcagatgatgtggtcctcattggatcatctgcctgtgaccttcagcactcactggatcggctggcggccgagtgtgaagcggctgggatgaggatcagcaccgctaaatctgaggccatgactcttagcaggaaaccgatggattgcttacaccgggtaggaaattagtccttagcccaggtgaaggagttcaagtacctctgggtcttgttcgcgagtgagggtactatggagcatgagattggccggagaatcggagcagcgggggcggtattgcgttcacTTTACCGCACcattgtaacgaaaagagagctgagccgcaaggcaaagctctcgatctaccggtcgatcttcgttcctatcctcacctatggtcatgagggctgggtgatgaccgaaaggacgagatcgcgggtacaagcggccgagatgagttttctcagagggatggctggcgtctcccttagggatagggtgagaagctcagccatccgtgaggaactcggattagagccgctgctcctttacttagaaaagAGTctgctgaggtggttcgggcatctggtaaggatgcccactgggcgcctcccttgggaggtgtttcaggcacgtccagtggggaggagacctcggggaagacccaggactaggtggagagattatatctcaacactggcctgggaacgcctcgggatccccctgtcagagctggtcaatgtggcccgggaaagggaagtctggggccccctgcttgagctgctcccccccgcgacccgaccccggataagcggatgacgatgaggatgaggatgaggatgcattatttattgtttGTATTAGGTCAAATAAACCTCCACCGATTAACCTGAGTGGAGCCCTTGCAAATGTCGTTACTAGGCAGAACCGGAAgtctttgatttgtttattcaaTGTGTTATTTTAGTCTCCATGGCAAAAGCTAATATTAGATTAGAACGAATGTGaccaaattaaaataaacatttcatGACACCACACTCTATATATACCACCATATATGTACGCATAAccggaaaaaaaaaatggagtgAACATGCTTAACTGATGAGAAGTAGACAGGAAAACCACAACAGCATCCTGTAGCTGAGaaaccaacccggtatcacgcgatttcgtgctcatgcgcacaaacgttaatccgtacgcatcgtgtcccagatcacgattgtccgacttttttagtgctgcagagaacgaaatgtaaaccaatgcctTCTGAATTGGAGCGTTATCCGACAATTAACGTCGTTTTTGAGGTGGTCTGCTTACAaatcagaaatgttgacatatatatagctagataataatatatacagatatataactagagggtgcactgtactatctgcgctcaccctttctgaagcttctctctctctcgctctctctctacgtccctccctttctctctttctctctctcgtttcgttttgtggagcacgtcaattgtcggagaacgctcccattcagaatgcattggtttacattttgttctgtgtagcGCTAAAAAAGTCGGAGAATCGTAATCGGGGACACaattcaatagattaataacgtttgtgcgcatgagcacgaaatcgcgtgataccgggttggaaaAACACAACACTTGCTGCTGTCTATTCAGCCACTGATTTAGCAGACCTCTTGTATTTTACAACAGCCCTCATGAATAACCTTCATATTGCTAAATATATTTTGGCATTTTTCTCTgcctttttatgtattttttgtgaTTATATTGCCACACACTTGTTCATCATTGAAAACTAAAGATGTCAACATGAATCCAAATATTGTTCCAGCAGCAAAGGAAATAGGCTTAATTCACCaaccaaaaaaaatacatttctccACTTGgaccctatttttttttttagaatttTAGGTCGAAGAGAAAATAATTGAAAATATGTCCAGTATTGAGCAAGAAGCTTCAGCTGTATCTGCGAGTAGGGCCCCAAAGCTAATCTTTGGGGCAACAGCGCCCCTCAATTCATGTTCTCTTAAAGGGCTTCTTTTTGCCACTGACTGACTGCTACACATGGCTGACAACATTATGGAAAGGAACCCTACAGAGAGATAAAACATTTTTCTTTACCTTTCAATTCATCCGGTCTGTTATTTTTTGTATCGCTCATGGAGATCTCTGAAATCTTGTTGTTGCTGGGAATTTTCCAATTGTCATTACATCTCAACTCTCGTTCAACCAAATCTTTTAGATAACACTAATCTACAATTTCTGTAGTCCAACACAAccatctctctccagctctcactCACGGATCCACTGTTCACTTTTTGCAATAACAGAACTCTTAATAAGCTAGATTTAGGTTTAAATAAGACGTGAttttacacaataacaaacagttCAGGGCGAACGGTAAAGAAAACCATTTTAATTCTCAATAAAGATCCTCTCCACTGTGTTCGAAAATAGTAGATTCCCCATTTTTCCGGTTTACCTTCTCGCTCAATACTGGACCATCAAATATTGTTGTTTGTATTAGTCCCTTAGAACCGTACAGGTTGAAGAAATCCCATTGTTTCCTTTAACACTATATTTATAGATTTAATAATTTTTGAATGAAGACTGATTAACTGTAATGATTAACTGTATTACTATAATAAATAATGCTAATTAATGGTCAATAAATGGAGCCTTTTTGTAAAATGTTAAAGGGATTTTTGTTATAATGATGTGTTCTTGGGATGTTTAAGAGGCTGCCAGCATCCTACTTGTAAGACAAGGAGTAGAGACTGCCAAGCAAAAATGACAACCCACGCAGAATAGCTTTAGCTAGCTCCAGATCATAACCTGATACAACAGAGTCCTTTGTACATTTCTGTTCACTCCATCTTACTTCGTAGTAAACAATGAACAACAGACAATATCTGATAATGTAGTGAATAAACATAGCCAAAAATGCATTATTGGATTTATAATATGGAAACAGTACATGGTATTTAAAACATACTTCCCAACAAGCTTTACTATATCACATGCATTTTATTGAGAGTGAATCTGAAAATGATATAGTCTACCTCCTCTAGAAAGCACAAAGTTGAAGCCATATTGAAGAATTAGAGCCcttgtatttgtattaaaagACTTGGTCATGGTCACATCCTCTTAGTATTGATGGCTGAGTAGGTGCTGAACTCTGAGGGTTGGACTCTCTTCTTTTTAGGTCTCTGAGAACGTAGAGGGATATCCAGTGTAGCGTAACACAGGCCATCCTCAtcctgagagagacagatacatcTATTAATATTACTATTACATCATTATCTCTGCAGAACCATTGCATCATCAAAAAAATTACACTTTGGGTTACCATAACATCATCAACATAATAGTTGGTTTCCCGTCTCAAATCAAACTATTGAACACTGCTTAAGTGTGCCTCCCTTGTTACACTCTGATGAGGCGACTCTACAGGAAGCAGCTACTCTTGACTCTTAAAGAATCACATGAAGCTCTTCTGAATGTTCTTCTCTCACTGCGTCTTATAACACCTGACTATCACTGAACATTGGGTCCATTGTTGTTCATTCGGCCTTCAGTCAACATCTTTGTCCAGCGCTTCACTAAAGCATGTAAATGTAATCCATACATTGGATCTACCATTACATCAGAAATGTATATGAACTATACGTTACCTGGTTCCTGATAGGTGTTACATCAATACTGCTGGGTGGTCCCTGAGCAACGTGGAGGTCTTCATCTTAAAGAAACACAGTCAATATTACATCACAAAACCAGCGCAGGGAGACAGTTACTGCTCATACAGAAAACAATATCTAGCGTAGGTGTTCTCAAGATACAGAAGATGACAGTTAACAGAGGTATACCTTTCCTTCTGCAACAGAGGTAAACAAccgaggatgagaggagggagaggagaagagcagaggaggaacATAGGATGACCAGCAGCCTCCAGCAATCTCCACAGTCTTCACATGCATCTAGAGGCTTAACTAaaatttgtaaaaaataataatatagataactatatttagttatttatgaCCACATGCAGCAATACAAAATATTACTTTGTAAAAGGGTAAAAAcgatatatcatatatatatattatatgtatatctatatataaaaatattataataatatctataataataatatatactgCATGTTGTCAGAAATCGTCCATTgtcatagaaaaataataaatcaactAATCAATGATACATATTTAATGGATCGATCATCTCTACCCTGTACAATAAACTGATAACAAGTTATACATAAAACAATACGTACCAATATCCTGCACTTTTATCTGGAGATAAAAGCTCAGGGTTTGTATAGACTGTAACGGTAAGGGTAAATCTTTTATCTAGTTAGTGGCACAAATATCTACAATGAGAATATCGACCCATCTTGAGAAGATTTTGACCTGATTTCCTTATATTAATGGAGCATTTTTTGTACTTACATTTTCTAATGGCTACACACATCTACAGAGTCAACTTACCAAATGAAATCATTGTGGTCACATTTCCATATCTGTGGATCGCTTTTCGAACAATCTTGTCTCCATCCTTCACAATAATTTTTTCAGCTCCACAGTAGTAGAGACCAAGGTGAGAATCACTGATGTTCCTAATCAGTAAATTGTATGATTTTGAAGAATTGTTCCACATCACATTCAGATCCTTGGATGAATTGGAGTCTTTTTTCTCCTTTAATTCCTCCCACCTCAGAATACGAGTGGGCTGATTCTCATGAGAACAGTTCCTGTACCACACAATATTTTCACCAGTTGATTGTTTATAGTCACAGCTTAGAGTAACGTTGTCTCCTGGATTCACGGTCAACTCCGCTGTGTAAGAGGACACAACAGCACCTtgaattaaaaatataaaagaGTCAGAATGAAGAAATAAGAAGCAACATGGACACTATCGAATGATGTGTGTTCAAATACATAAGTAATAATATAGAAATCCATCATTAAAAGTTTTTGTTGAACAAGATATTAGGCCTACTGTACAACACATACAACT contains these protein-coding regions:
- the LOC132453854 gene encoding uncharacterized protein LOC132453854 isoform X2; this translates as MLLVILCSSSSLLLSLLSFFVVYLCCRRKDEDLHVAQGPPSSIDVTPIRNQDEDGLCYATLDIPLRSQRPKKKRVQPSEFSTYSAINTKRM
- the LOC132453854 gene encoding uncharacterized protein LOC132453854 isoform X1; the protein is MHVTKMFQMSSTQRIITMSWMYVFLPIVWGAVVSSYTAELTVNPGDNVTLSCDYKQSTGENIVWYRNCSHENQPTRILRWEELKEKKDSNSSKDLNVMWNNSSKSYNLLIRNISDSHLGLYYCGAEKIIVKDGDKIVRKAIHRYGNVTTMISFVKPLDACEDCGDCWRLLVILCSSSALLLSLLSSSVVYLCCRRKDEDLHVAQGPPSSIDVTPIRNQDEDGLCYATLDIPLRSQRPKKKRVQPSEFSTYSAINTKRM